From Verrucomicrobiota bacterium, the proteins below share one genomic window:
- a CDS encoding integron integrase yields the protein MHEWVRKHLKDYKEAPLEERRRWWITLKWYFGYCSKKELGDPTNRENGLIFWRDAVMSSEPEEWQRDQWGAAMKWYFEELIAKDRAGPAMRSALRRRHVAYATEKSYMSWLRRFEAFLYPKTAIEADATEVVQFLSHLAEKEEISPSGQNQCFNALLFFFRHVLNQSEVNFHGATRATKRQRVPVVLSKPEVTRLLELLPTRFRLMGRLQYGTGLRINELLRLRVKDLDFDRGQIVIRGGKGDKDRVTVLPGSLVEPLQLQVEQVRKLHGEDVANGFAGASMSDALSRKFKIARSELSWQYLFPHSRLGKDPRTGDLLRHHALGNSYQTAVREAARKAGIEKRVTPHVLRHSFATHMLEGGADIRTVQDLLGHASVETTQIYTHVMKKPFGIVSPLDAL from the coding sequence ATGCACGAATGGGTTCGAAAGCACTTAAAGGACTACAAAGAGGCTCCTCTTGAGGAGAGGCGGCGCTGGTGGATCACACTGAAGTGGTATTTTGGTTATTGCTCTAAGAAGGAACTGGGTGATCCCACAAATCGCGAAAATGGACTAATATTCTGGCGTGATGCCGTGATGTCTTCTGAACCCGAGGAGTGGCAAAGGGATCAATGGGGGGCCGCCATGAAGTGGTACTTCGAGGAGTTGATTGCCAAGGATCGAGCTGGACCGGCGATGCGGTCGGCGTTACGTCGCCGCCATGTAGCCTATGCTACGGAGAAATCCTACATGAGCTGGCTCAGACGGTTTGAAGCATTTCTTTACCCCAAGACTGCGATAGAGGCAGACGCTACAGAGGTCGTCCAGTTCCTCAGCCATTTGGCCGAGAAAGAAGAGATTTCACCTTCTGGGCAGAACCAGTGTTTCAATGCGCTTCTCTTCTTTTTTCGACATGTCCTCAATCAATCAGAGGTGAACTTTCACGGGGCTACGAGGGCTACGAAACGGCAAAGAGTTCCAGTGGTGCTCTCCAAACCAGAGGTGACTCGTCTACTCGAATTGCTTCCAACCAGATTTCGATTGATGGGGCGACTGCAGTATGGCACGGGCCTGCGAATCAACGAGCTGCTCCGTCTGCGCGTAAAGGATTTGGATTTTGATCGCGGTCAGATAGTTATTCGCGGAGGAAAGGGCGATAAGGATCGCGTGACGGTATTGCCAGGTTCGTTAGTCGAGCCCCTTCAACTACAGGTAGAACAGGTGAGGAAACTCCACGGGGAGGACGTAGCCAACGGTTTCGCGGGGGCGAGCATGAGTGACGCGCTGAGTCGCAAATTCAAGATCGCACGGTCGGAGCTGAGCTGGCAGTACCTATTCCCCCATAGCCGCCTCGGAAAGGACCCGAGAACAGGGGATCTTCTTCGCCACCACGCTCTCGGAAACTCTTACCAAACTGCGGTTCGGGAAGCGGCTAGAAAGGCTGGAATCGAGAAAAGGGTAACTCCTCACGTGCTGCGTCACAGTTTTGCGACTCACATGCTGGAAGGTGGTGCGGATATTCGCACCGTTCAGGACCTGTTGGGCCATGCTTCGGTAGAAACAACCCAGATCTACACCCACGTGATGAAGAAGCCGTTTGGGATCGTGAGTCCGTTGGACGCCCTGTAG
- the malQ gene encoding 4-alpha-glucanotransferase: MSPTRSSKPRASGRTPLFAWPDHRKSGVLLHPTSLPGDTGIGTLGGEAYRFVDFLQEAGFSLWQTCPLGPTSFGDSPYQCLSAFAGNPYLIDLDELVRLGLLYEDEVEPSRTPPGCAVDYGALWHLRPRLLHLASERFATVREKVEDYYGPLRDFAEKQSGWLQPYALFRALKEYFDYRPWFDWPETYRSYERATEQDLDPSVHAGVDEHTFVQYLFFSQWKRLKSYAENKRIELVGDIPIFVALDGADVWQHPSYFRLDEKLRPKAVAGVPPDYFSETGQLWGNPLYNWKALKEDSFGWWMDRFKLNFELFDWVRIDHFRGFEAAYSIPATAKDARKGKWEKGPGLPFFKELQKHFPDAKVILEDLGVITPEVDAIREATGLPGMSVLHFAFDNPSNQYLPHNLQPKTVLYPGSHDNDTTVGWYASENEKVRDYVRRYLRVSGDEISWDLIRAGYASVAQVFVIPFQDLLSLGTEARFNRPGTAEGNWTWRASPDMLDQVRKESAAYLKELSQLYYRNS; the protein is encoded by the coding sequence TTGAGCCCTACGAGGTCGAGTAAACCGCGGGCTTCCGGGAGGACTCCGCTTTTCGCTTGGCCGGACCATCGCAAGAGTGGTGTCCTTCTACATCCCACGTCACTGCCGGGAGATACCGGCATCGGCACCCTCGGTGGAGAAGCCTACCGCTTTGTTGATTTCCTGCAGGAGGCAGGATTCTCCCTCTGGCAAACCTGCCCTCTCGGGCCGACCAGTTTCGGGGACTCTCCCTACCAATGCCTCTCCGCGTTTGCCGGAAATCCCTACCTGATCGATCTGGATGAGCTCGTCCGCCTCGGGCTCCTTTACGAAGACGAAGTCGAACCCTCCAGGACCCCTCCCGGATGTGCCGTGGATTACGGGGCTCTCTGGCATCTGCGCCCCAGGCTGCTCCACTTGGCATCGGAGCGGTTCGCTACGGTTCGCGAGAAAGTGGAAGACTATTACGGACCGCTCCGGGATTTTGCGGAGAAGCAATCCGGCTGGTTACAGCCTTACGCTTTATTCCGTGCCCTGAAAGAATACTTTGACTATCGCCCATGGTTCGATTGGCCGGAAACCTACCGTTCCTACGAACGGGCGACCGAGCAGGACCTCGATCCCTCCGTCCATGCGGGCGTAGACGAGCATACGTTTGTCCAATACCTCTTCTTTTCCCAATGGAAGCGGCTGAAAAGCTATGCAGAGAACAAAAGGATCGAGCTGGTGGGTGACATCCCGATCTTTGTGGCGCTGGATGGGGCGGACGTCTGGCAACACCCCTCTTACTTTCGACTCGACGAAAAGCTTCGGCCCAAAGCGGTAGCCGGAGTACCGCCCGATTACTTTTCGGAAACCGGTCAACTCTGGGGCAACCCGCTCTACAATTGGAAAGCCCTCAAAGAAGATTCCTTCGGCTGGTGGATGGATCGGTTCAAACTGAACTTTGAACTCTTCGACTGGGTGCGAATCGATCACTTTCGGGGTTTCGAAGCCGCCTACAGCATTCCGGCGACAGCGAAAGACGCCCGCAAGGGCAAGTGGGAGAAGGGTCCGGGTCTTCCCTTCTTCAAAGAGCTTCAAAAGCACTTTCCTGACGCCAAGGTAATCCTCGAAGACCTCGGGGTCATCACTCCGGAAGTCGACGCGATTCGGGAAGCGACCGGACTACCCGGCATGTCGGTCCTCCATTTCGCTTTCGACAATCCCTCCAACCAGTATCTCCCACACAATCTTCAGCCAAAGACCGTCCTCTACCCCGGCTCCCACGACAACGATACGACCGTTGGCTGGTATGCCAGCGAGAATGAGAAGGTCCGCGATTACGTCCGCCGTTACCTCAGGGTTTCCGGGGACGAAATTTCCTGGGATCTCATCCGGGCGGGCTACGCCTCCGTCGCGCAAGTCTTTGTCATCCCCTTCCAGGACCTCCTGTCGCTCGGCACCGAAGCCCGCTTCAACCGCCCCGGCACCGCCGAAGGCAATTGGACCTGGCGGGCCTCTCCCGACATGCTGGATCAAGTGAGAAAAGAAAGCGCTGCCTACCTGAAAGAGCTATCCCAACTCTACTACCGAAACAGCTGA
- a CDS encoding 6-phosphofructokinase: MAEELNGNCLIAQSGGPTAVINSSLAGAISEALNHPCIEEIYGARNGVIGILQEDLIDLAEESQQVIRGLRTTPASALGTCRYKLRKQEDFERILQVFETHNIRYFFYIGGNDSQDSADRIAALATERGYDLRVIGIPKTVDNDLVATDHCPGYGSAVKYLCTTVQEMACDARSMGNHDYVGILEVMGRNAGWLAAGTSLVKRKDRPDDPPHIILLPEVPLSQQKLMEDIQRILQKERYCLIVASEGLVDEDGNYLTTSGGSTDAFGHAQLGGVGEYLRNLIEEQFGLRSRAAKLGHAQRAGAHCASEADNEEAFLAGRAAVEAAVGGESGKMVTLLRAEKETYECVTGLAPLSEVANGVKKLPEDWINENGVSMNHQFIKYAQPLIQGESSPDYEEGLPSFVRIRGRRVERNLEPYEVE; encoded by the coding sequence ATGGCAGAAGAACTAAACGGAAATTGTCTGATTGCTCAGTCAGGTGGCCCAACAGCGGTCATCAATTCCAGCTTGGCTGGTGCGATTAGCGAGGCTCTTAACCACCCCTGTATCGAGGAGATCTACGGTGCCCGCAACGGCGTCATTGGGATCCTCCAGGAAGATTTGATCGATCTGGCAGAAGAGTCGCAACAGGTCATCCGCGGGCTTCGCACGACTCCTGCATCCGCCTTGGGCACCTGCCGCTACAAGTTGCGCAAGCAGGAGGATTTTGAGCGAATTCTTCAGGTTTTTGAGACCCACAACATCCGCTATTTTTTCTACATTGGTGGAAATGACTCGCAGGACTCCGCAGATCGCATCGCCGCTCTCGCCACCGAGCGGGGCTACGACCTACGCGTAATCGGAATCCCCAAGACCGTCGACAACGACCTCGTCGCCACCGACCATTGCCCAGGGTATGGCAGTGCGGTTAAATACCTGTGCACCACCGTCCAGGAAATGGCCTGCGACGCGCGCTCCATGGGCAACCACGATTACGTGGGGATTCTGGAAGTCATGGGACGCAACGCCGGATGGCTCGCCGCTGGTACTTCTCTCGTCAAGAGAAAGGACCGTCCCGACGATCCTCCTCACATCATTCTTCTCCCTGAAGTGCCGCTTTCCCAGCAAAAGCTTATGGAGGACATCCAACGGATCCTTCAGAAAGAGCGCTATTGTCTCATCGTCGCCAGTGAAGGACTGGTCGATGAAGACGGAAACTACCTGACCACTTCCGGCGGATCGACGGACGCCTTTGGCCACGCCCAGCTTGGAGGCGTCGGCGAGTATCTCCGCAATCTCATCGAAGAGCAGTTTGGCCTTCGCTCCCGCGCCGCCAAGCTCGGGCACGCCCAGCGAGCCGGGGCTCACTGCGCATCGGAAGCCGACAACGAAGAAGCCTTCCTCGCCGGACGGGCTGCGGTCGAGGCAGCCGTCGGAGGCGAGAGCGGGAAAATGGTGACGCTCCTCCGCGCCGAAAAAGAAACCTACGAATGCGTGACTGGTCTCGCGCCACTTTCCGAGGTGGCCAATGGCGTGAAAAAACTGCCCGAAGACTGGATCAACGAAAACGGCGTCAGCATGAACCACCAGTTCATCAAGTATGCCCAGCCGCTTATCCAAGGGGAAAGTTCGCCGGATTACGAAGAAGGGCTGCCCAGCTTCGTGAGGATTCGTGGCCGCCGGGTAGAAAGAAATCTTGAGCCCTACGAGGTCGAGTAA